GAGCTCGCCGAGCTCGCGGCTGATCTCGGCGATGCCCTTGCGGTCGACGTCGCGGACGACGGGGACGACGAGGCCGTCGGGGGTGTCGACGGCGACGCCGATGTGGATGTAGTCCTTGAGGACGAGCGAGTCGCCGGCGAGCGAGGAGTTGACCTCGGGGAACTTCCGCAGCGCCGAGGCGGCTGCCTTGAGCAGGAAGCTCAGCAGCGTGACGCGGTAGCCCTCCCCCTTCGCGGCCTGGTCGAGCTCGCGACGGTAGGCGTCGAGGTCGGTGATGTCGGCCTCGTCGGCGTGGGTCACGTGCGGGACGTTGAGCCACGAGCGGTGCAGGTGCGGGCCGGAGACCTTCTTGATCCGCGAGAGCGGCACCGTGCGGACCGGGCCGAACTTCGCGAAGTCGACCTCCGGGATCGGCGGGATGCCCGCGCCGGACGCGGTGCCGGCGGCAGCCGGTGCGACCGACTTCTCGTAGTGGCCGAGCAGGTCCTGCTTGGTGATCCGGCCCTTCGGACCGCTGCCCGGCACCTTCGCGAGGTCGAGCTCGAGCTCGCGTGCCAGGCGCCGGACCAGCGGGGTCGCCCGCAGGTTGCCGTCGGCCTCGACCTCGGCCACGCCAGCGGCTTCGGCCGGCGCGGCAACTGGAGCCGCCGGGGCCGGCGCGGCGTGCTCCACGGGAGCGGTCTTGCCAGGCGCGGTCTCGCCGAGAACGGTCTCCTCGGGAGCGGCCGGAGCGGCGCCCTCGGCCTCCGCGATCGCGACGACCGTGCCCTCGCTGACCTTGTCGCCGACCGCGATGCTGACCGACACGATGGTGCCGGCAGCGGGCGACGGGATGTCCATCGTGGCCTTGTCCGTCTCGATCGTGATCAGCGGGTCCTCGGCCTGGACGACGCTTCCGGGAACGACATGGACCTCGATGACGGGTACGTCGGTGAAGTCACCGATGTCGGGAACCTTGATTTCCATCAGTGCAGTCCTCAGATGTGGGCCGGGTCGGCGCGGTCGGGGTCGATGCCGTACTTCTCGATGGCCTGCGCGACGACGTCGGCGGCGATCGTGCCCTCGTCGGCGAGCCGGCGGAGAGCGGTCACGGCGATGAAGTGGCGGTCCACCTCGAAGTGGCGACGCAGGTTGCGGCGGTAGTCCGAGCGGCCGTAGCCGTCGGTGCCGAGCGCGGTGTAGTCGCCCGGGACGAACGCGCGGATCTGGTCGGCGTACGACTTCATGTAGTCGGTCGCGGCGATGACCGGACCCGTGCGGCCGGCGAGGCACTGCTCGACGTACGACGCGCGGCGCTCCTCCAGCGGGTGCAGGGTGTTCCAGCGCTCGGTGGCCAGGCCGTCCCGACGCAGCTCGGTGAAGCTCGGCGCGCTCCAGACATCGGCGGCGATCTTGAAGTCCTTCGCCAGCAGGTCGGCGGCCGCGATCACCTCGCGCAGGATGGTGCCGGAGCCGAGCAGCTGGACCTTCGCGCCGCGCTTCTTCGCCAGCGGGTAGAGGCCCTTGATGATGCCCTCCTCGACGCCCTTCGGCATCTCGGGGTGCTCGTAGTTCTCGTTCATGAGCGTCAGGTAGTAGAAGACGTCCTCCTGCTCGACGTACATCCGGCGCATGCCGTCGGCCACGATCACCGCGACCTCATAGGCGTACGTCGGGTCGTAGGCGATGCAGTTCGGGATCATCGCGGCGTGGAGGTGGCTGTGGCCGTCCTCGTGCTGCAGGCCCTCACCGTTGAGCGTGGTGCGGCCGGCGGTGCCACCGAGCAGGAACCCGCGGGCGCGCATGTCGCCGGCGGCCCAGGCGAGGTCGCCGATCCGCTGGAACCCGAACATCGAGTAGTAGATGTAGAACGGGATCATCGGGGTGTCGCTCGAGGAGTACGACGTGGCCGCCGCGATCCACGACGACATGGCGCCGGCCTCGTTGATGCCCTCCTGGAGGATCTGCCCGCTGGCGTCCTCCTTGTAGAAGAGCAGCTGGTCGGCGTCCTGCGGGGTGTAGAGCTGGCCGACCTGGGAGAAGATGCCGACCTGCCGGAACAGGCCCTCCATGCCGAACGTGCGTGCCTCGTCAGGGACGATCGGGACGATCCGCTTGCCGATCTCCTTGTCGCGCAGGAGCTTGGTGAGGATCTGGACGAAGGCCATCGTCGTCGAGATCTCGCGGCCGTTCGTGCCGGCCAGCTGCGGGCCGGCGAAGTCCGCGACGGCCGGGATGTTCAGCGCCTGCGAGGTCCGGCGACGGGCGGGGAGGTAGCCGCCCAGCTCCTTGCGGCGCTCGTGCAGGTAGGTGTGCTCGCGGGAACCCTCGGCGAAGGAGACGTAGGGGTAGTCCAGGATGTGCTTGTCGTCGACCGGCACGTCGAAACGGTCACGGAATGTCTTGAGGGCTTCCTCGGCGACCTTCTTCTGCTGGTGGGCGATGTTCTGCGCCTCGCCCGCCTTGCCCATGCCGTAGCCCTTGACGGTCTTCGCGAGGATGACGGTCGGGGTGCCTGCGTGGGCATTGGCGGCCGCGTAAGCGGCGTACACCTTCTGCGGGTCGTGACCGCCGCGGGTGAGCCGCCAGATCTCGTCGTCGGTCCAATCCGCGACGAGGGCCTTCAGCTCGGGGTCGACGCCGAAGAAGTGCTCACGGACGTAGGCGCCGTCCTTGGACTTGAAGGTCTGGTACTGACCGTCGACGACCTCCATCATGCGGCGCTTGAGCGCGCCGGAGGTGTCCTGCTTGAGCAGCTGGTCCCAGCCGGAGCCCCAGACCAGCTTGATGACGTTCCAGCCGGCGCCGCGGAAGACGCCCTCGAGCTCCTGGATGATCTTGCCGTTGCCGCGGACCGGGCCGTCGAGGCGCTGCAGGTTGCAGTTCACGACGAAGACGAGGTTGTCGAGCTTCTCGCGCGACGCCATCGAGATCGCACCGAGCGACTCGGGCTCGTCGATCTCGCCGTCACCGAGGAACGCCCACACCTTGCGGCCGGCGGTGCTGGCCAGCCCCCGCGCGTGGAGGTACTTGAGGAAGCGGGCCTGGTAGATCGCCATCAGCGGGCCGAGGCCCATCGACACGGTGGGGAACTGCCAGAAGTCCGGCATCAGCCAGGGGTGGGGGTACGACGAGAGGCCCTCACCGCCGGTCTCCTGACGGAAGCTGTCCAGCTGCGCCTCGGAGAGCCGGCCCTCGAGGAACGCGCGAGCGTAGATGCCGGGCGAACAGTGGCCCTGCACGTAGACCAGGTCGCCGCCGTGCCCGTCGCCCGCCGCGTGCCAGAAGTGCTGGAAGCCGGTGTCGTAGAGGGTCGCGGCGGACTGGAAGCTGGAGAGGTGGCCGCCGAGCTCGCTCGACTCCTTGTTGGCACGGAGCACCATCATCATCGCGTTCCAGCGGACGGCGGAGCGGATCTTGTGCTCGATCTCGCGGTCACCCGGGTGCGTCGGCTCCTCGTCGACCGGCACCGTGTTGACGTACGGCGTGGTCGCGACGAACGGCACTCGGGCGCCGAGGCGCTGTGCCTCGGCCATCAGCTGGTCGAGGAGGTACTTCGTCCGCGGCTCTCCGTCGAACTCCAGGACGGCAGCGAGTGCTTCGCGCCACTCCTGCGTCTCGGCGGGATCGATGTCGGTCATACCGTGCCCTTCGGGGGATGGTGAGGTCAACCACCATCCTCCGGGCGCCCACGGGCATGCGTCCAATGCCTAATTCGCGCCCTATGCATGCATATGAGGCATGAATTGAGGCTCGTCCTAGCCGCGAGCGACCTTGCGCGCGTTGCCGATCACGTGCTGCCGGAACCGGTCGGACGCCGACGGGAGCCGCCGGTCCCGGATCCAGGCGATGCCGATCTCGCGTGAGGCCTGGACGTCCGAGACGCGGAGGTGTGGGGCGGCCGGGGCGCCGACCCCGTGCGGATCCGGCAGGAGCGCCACGCCGAGCCCCGCTGAGACCAGGCCACGGAGCGTCTCGACCTCCTCGCCCTCGAAGCCGATCTGCGGCACGAAGCCCGCCTCCACGCAGAGGTGCTCCGTGACGGCGCGGAGGCTGAACCCGGACTTGAGGACGATGAACGGATCCGCCGCGAGGTCGGCGAGGCGGACCGATCGGCGGCCAGCGAACCGGTGGTCGGGCGGGACCACGAGCCGCAGTGGCTCGATCAGCAGGCGCCGGCTCTCGATCTGCGGGTGCTCCGGCAGGCCACCCGTGATCGCGAGGTCGACCGCACCACCGAGCAGGTCGTCGACCAGACCCGCGTCGCCGTGCTGGCGCAGGTCGAACCGGACCTCGGGGCGCTCAGCGCGGAAGCTGCGGATCAGCTCGGGCACCAGCCAGGTGCCGAGGGTGTGCAGGAAGGCGAGCGGGACGAAGCCACCCTGTGGAGCCGCCATGTCCTGGACGGCCCGGACTCCGCGGTCGTAGGCCTCCACGATGCGGCGGGCGGAGTCGAGCAGCTCACGGCCCGCGGGCGTCAGCGTGAGGCCGCGGCCGGAGCGCTGGAAGAGCTCGGAGCCCACCTCCCGCTCGAGCCGCGACAAGGCCCGCGACAGCGCCGGCTGGGTGCGGTGCGCTCGCTCGGCGGCCACGGTCACCGTGGTCCCGTCGGCAACCTCGAGGAACGCCCTGATCGTTTCGATCTCCATGAACTCATGCTCTCAGTGCATGAGTCCGCCGCCAAGGCACGGCGTGCCCTGGGCAAATCAGCCGAGCAGCTCCGCCAGGATCGCGTCCTCGAGGTCGAGCAAGAGATCGCCCACCCCCACCGCGACCTCGGCAAGGTCCGCCGACGCACGGGCCCGGTCGTCGGCCGACAGCGTCAGCAGGTCGAGGACGTCGCGCGGGTCCCAACGGTCGTAGACGATGCACTGGAACCGCGCCCCCTCGCGCGTCCGCCTCTGCGAGATGCCGACTGCCTTGCGGCCGCCGACCAGCAGCTCCCCCGGCCCCATCGCGGCAAAGCAGACCAGCCGTCCCCACGGCGTCTTCTCGAGGCCCTCGTCGTAGAGCTCTGCTTCGATGCCGACGGCCGCGAGCGCGCGGGACCACGCGGCGCCCAGCCACAGCGGCGACCTGCGGACATCGTCGGTCCAGAGCCGGTCGTGGCGTGGCAGCACCACGTCCAGCCACAGGGACCGCTCGGGATCGACGTAGACCGCACCGCCCCCACTGCGGCGGCGTACGACGTCCACGGACGCCGCGGCGACAGCGACCGGATCGGTGACCGACTCGTCCTGGGCACTGCCCAGGACGAGGGTCGGACGCTCGGGCACGAAGAGCCAGGTCTCTGCCTCGGCCAGATCGGCAGGGATCTGGCGGGCATGGAAGTCAGCGACCGAGCCGTCGACGCGCTTCAGACGCATGCGGACACCCTGCCACGCCGCCGGCCGGGCACTACTCGGAGCGGGCGGCGTGGAACGGTTCGGGGGCCGTCCAGCCGCGCCACGAGGCAAGCAGTCGCCACACGATCGTGACCCCTGCGGCCACCACGACCACCAGCACTGTCGGCAGGTCGAGACGGGTGCCGACGACCGCGAGCCCCGCACCCGCCAGCGCGGGGATTGCGTAGAGGTCACGCCGGCGAAGGACGGTCGGGACCTCCCCCGCGAGCACGTCACGGATCACGCCTCCGCCCACTCCGGTGACCAGTCCGAGGATCGTGGCGGGCATCGGGCCCAGACCGTACTCGGTCGCCTTGAGCGCACCGGCGACGCTGAACAGCCCCAGCCCGATCGCATCGAAGACGTTGATCAGCGGCTGCAGTCGATTGATCGCCGGGTGCAGGAAGAACGTGATCAGCCCACCGAGCAACGCCGCCGTGAGGTAGCGCCAGTCGGAGAGGCCCGGCGGCGGGACGTCTCCGATGAGTACGTCGCGCAGCCAGCCGCCGCCGAGTCCGGTGACCGTGCCGAGCACTGCGACGCCGACGATGTCGAGCCGCATCCGCACGGCGGTGAGCCCGCCCGAGATGCCGAACACGAACATCGCGAGCAGGTCGACGATCACCACGAGATCACCATGCCCTCACCATGGCTGCGAGTGAACCACGCCCGCGGGTCGATAGGTTGGAGCCCATGACCACCTACGGCATCCTCGGTGTCGGATCCATCGCCTCCGCGATCGTCACCGGGCTGTGCGACGGGGTCTCCGATGCCCCCGAGATCGTGCTCTCACCGCGCAACGCGGACCGGGCCGCCGCGCTCGCCTCGACCTTCCCGTCCGTGCGCACGGCGACGACCAACCAGGCCGTGGTCGACGCCAGCGACGTGGTCCTCGTCTGCGTGCTCCCGGAGCAGGCGCCCGAGGTGCTGCGCGGGCTCGCGTTCCGCGCGGACCACCGGGTCGTCAGCGCCGTCGCGGGCCTCCCGCTCGGCGACCTCGCCGCGCTCGTTGCGCCGGCGCAGGAGATCGCGCGCAGCATCCCGCTCATGGCCGTCGCGACCCGCGGCGGCACGACGCCGGTCTTCCCTGCGACACCCTCCGCGACCACGCTCTACGACCTGCTCGGCACGAGCCTGCACGTCGACACGGAGGCGACGTTCGACGCGATCGTGGGCGCCTCCGCGACCGTCGCGGCGTACTTCGACTACCTCGGGACGATCACGGCGTGGCTGGCCGACCGCGGTCTGGCACCCGGCGACGCCGGGCCGTACGTCGCCGCGACCTTCGCCTCGCTGACCGACGAGCTGTCCCGTCCGGAGGTGGACTTCGGCGCGCTCGCGCAGGCCCACACCACCCCCGGCGGCCTCAACGAGCAGTTCGCCCGTGACCTGAGGCAAGCCGGCATCACGGACGCCGTGCGCCGCGGGCTGGACCGCATCCACGCCCGCGTGCGCGGCTGAGCCCGCCCTAGTCCTCCAGCACCAGCGGGGCGATCTCGTCGAAGACGTCGCCCGGGCCCGGGTTCTCCGGTTCGGTCGCGCCACCGAACTGGTGCATGACGCCCCACACCGCGTTGAGCGCGGTGGTGACCGCACCCTCGGCCCAGCCAGCCGTCCACGACACGTCGTCACCGGCCAGGAAGAGACCGCGGAAGTGCGGCGCCAGCCGGTCCTGCATGAAGTGCGTGTAGAGCCGCTCCTGGTAGCGGTAGTGCCCGGGCAGGTTGGCCTTGAAGGCACCCATGAAGGACCGCTCGGCCTCCCACGAGATGGTCACCGGGGTGGCGATGATGTGCGAGCGGATGTCGACCCCGGGGTAGATCTGGGCCAGCGAGTTGAGCATGATCTCGGTGCGCTGGTGCGCGTCGAGCGGCAGCAGCTTGAGCGAGTCGTCGGACCACGTGTAGCTCAGGCAGATCAGGCCGGGCTTCCCCTCGCCCTGGTCGAGCAGGTAGGTGCCGCGGCTCATCCGGTCGGTCAACGTCATGCTCATGACCTCGCGGCCGGTGCCTTCGTCGATGTCCTTCCAGAAGGGACGGTCGACCAGCACGAAGACCTTGCTCGAGCCCATGTAGTGCGTGCGCTCGATGGCGGTCCAGTGGTCGATCGGGAGCAGCCGCTCGTCGGCCCGGATCGTGTTGAGCAGCATCCACGACTGTGCGGTGTAGATGACCGCCGGGAACGTCTCGATGTTGCCGTCGGCATCGGTGACGGTGAAGTTGTCGGGTTCGGTGCGCCGGATCTCACGGACCGCTCCGCGGGGGCGGCCGTCCTCGTGCAGGGACTGCACCGACGTCCCCTCCGGCCAGTACGCCGCGCCCTCGACCGGGCGCGACCAGAGCCGCTCGGGCAGCTGCTGCGAGCCGCCGTCGATGCCGCGATGGTGGTCGTCAGCCGCGGTCAGGACAACGCGGAGGATCTCGAGGATCGAGTTCGGGTAGTCGGTGTCCCAGCCACCGGTGCCGAAGCCGACCTGGCCGAAGATCTCGCGCAGCCGGAAACTCCGGAACGCCTCGCTGCGGGCGAGGAAGCCGTAGAAGGTCTCGTCGTCGAGCCGCGTGACGAGGTCGTTCCAGATCGCCTTGAGCTTCACCGTGTCGCGGGTCCGGATCGCATCCTGCAGGGGAATCAGCTCGGCGTGCTGCTCGAGGGTCTGCTGCCACGCCTCGGCAACCGCGCGGTACTCATCGGGAAGGTCGTCGAGCGTGCGCGCGTAGTGCGTCTCCCCCTTGAGGTCGACGACGGTGCTCGGGGCAGCCTCGGAGAGCGGGTTGGGAAACTCGGTGGTGGTCAACCCCATCGCGTCGAGGTAGTGGAAGAGCGTCGTCGACGACGGAGGAAACCGCATCGAGCCCATCTCGGCGACGACACCGGGATGTCCCTCGAAGCCGACCGAGCGCATGCGCCCACCGATCTGGTCGGCCTCGTAGATGACGGGCTGGAAGCCCATGCGCAGCAGCTCACGGGCGGCGATCATGCCGGACAGCCCGCCGCCGACGATGGCGATGCGGCTGCCATGCGCAGTCGTCGGGATCGACCCGATCCCCGCGGGGTGCGCCACCCAGTCGTCGTACGCGAAGGGGAAGTCGGGTCCGAACATCGTGATCGGGGCGGCGGGCTCCTCCGCGTGGGAGGGCGTGGTGGGGATCGCCGAGGTCATCGGGCAGTCTCCTTCTCGGTGACGGCTTCCGCGACGGGTCGCTCCTCGATCAAGGATCGGTAGAGGGCGGGTCGACGGTCGCTGAGGTGGGTGTTGTCGGCGCGCGACATCGCGAGCCGGGCCGGATCGATCTCGGCCAGCAACAGCTCGTCACCGGAGCCTGCACGGGCGAGGTCGGACCCGTCGGGTCCGACCACACAGCTCTCGCCGCAGTAGAGGAGCGTGCCCTCGGCACCACTGCGGTTGGCGTACGCGACGTACACCTGGTTCTCGTAGGCGCGCGCGGGCACGATCGTGCGCGCGACCACCTCGTAGGGGCGCATCAAGGCGGTCGGCACCGCGACCAGGTCGGCCCCGGCCAGCGCGAGCGTGCGCACCGCCTCGGGGAACTCGACGTCGTAGCAGATCGCGATGCCGACGCGTACGCCGTCGAGCTCAGCCAGCGCGGTGAACCCGTCCCCCGGGGAGTACGACGCGAGGTCGACGTCGCCGTAGAGGTGGCACTTGCGGTGCTTGGCGAGTTGAGTGCGCAAGTGGCTGTCTTCGCCAGTTGGCTGCGCACTCGACTCAGTGAGCTGGCCGGCGATCAGCCCGCCGTCGATCAGCTGGGCGCTGTTGAAGACGCGGTCGCCGTCACGCTCGGGGAAGCCGTAGAGAATCG
This genomic interval from Nocardioides cavernaquae contains the following:
- a CDS encoding lipoyl protein ligase domain-containing protein; translation: MRLKRVDGSVADFHARQIPADLAEAETWLFVPERPTLVLGSAQDESVTDPVAVAAASVDVVRRRSGGGAVYVDPERSLWLDVVLPRHDRLWTDDVRRSPLWLGAAWSRALAAVGIEAELYDEGLEKTPWGRLVCFAAMGPGELLVGGRKAVGISQRRTREGARFQCIVYDRWDPRDVLDLLTLSADDRARASADLAEVAVGVGDLLLDLEDAILAELLG
- a CDS encoding trimeric intracellular cation channel family protein, whose amino-acid sequence is MVIVDLLAMFVFGISGGLTAVRMRLDIVGVAVLGTVTGLGGGWLRDVLIGDVPPPGLSDWRYLTAALLGGLITFFLHPAINRLQPLINVFDAIGLGLFSVAGALKATEYGLGPMPATILGLVTGVGGGVIRDVLAGEVPTVLRRRDLYAIPALAGAGLAVVGTRLDLPTVLVVVVAAGVTIVWRLLASWRGWTAPEPFHAARSE
- a CDS encoding NAD(P)-binding domain-containing protein; the encoded protein is MTTYGILGVGSIASAIVTGLCDGVSDAPEIVLSPRNADRAAALASTFPSVRTATTNQAVVDASDVVLVCVLPEQAPEVLRGLAFRADHRVVSAVAGLPLGDLAALVAPAQEIARSIPLMAVATRGGTTPVFPATPSATTLYDLLGTSLHVDTEATFDAIVGASATVAAYFDYLGTITAWLADRGLAPGDAGPYVAATFASLTDELSRPEVDFGALAQAHTTPGGLNEQFARDLRQAGITDAVRRGLDRIHARVRG
- a CDS encoding carbon-nitrogen hydrolase family protein: MRIAVWQTGSADLGQLRSRALEAAAAGARLLVVPEAFTSGYAVPGIADLAQPADGPWAQEIAAIAAEAGLAILYGFPERDGDRVFNSAQLIDGGLIAGQLTESSAQPTGEDSHLRTQLAKHRKCHLYGDVDLASYSPGDGFTALAELDGVRVGIAICYDVEFPEAVRTLALAGADLVAVPTALMRPYEVVARTIVPARAYENQVYVAYANRSGAEGTLLYCGESCVVGPDGSDLARAGSGDELLLAEIDPARLAMSRADNTHLSDRRPALYRSLIEERPVAEAVTEKETAR
- a CDS encoding flavin monoamine oxidase family protein, with protein sequence MTSAIPTTPSHAEEPAAPITMFGPDFPFAYDDWVAHPAGIGSIPTTAHGSRIAIVGGGLSGMIAARELLRMGFQPVIYEADQIGGRMRSVGFEGHPGVVAEMGSMRFPPSSTTLFHYLDAMGLTTTEFPNPLSEAAPSTVVDLKGETHYARTLDDLPDEYRAVAEAWQQTLEQHAELIPLQDAIRTRDTVKLKAIWNDLVTRLDDETFYGFLARSEAFRSFRLREIFGQVGFGTGGWDTDYPNSILEILRVVLTAADDHHRGIDGGSQQLPERLWSRPVEGAAYWPEGTSVQSLHEDGRPRGAVREIRRTEPDNFTVTDADGNIETFPAVIYTAQSWMLLNTIRADERLLPIDHWTAIERTHYMGSSKVFVLVDRPFWKDIDEGTGREVMSMTLTDRMSRGTYLLDQGEGKPGLICLSYTWSDDSLKLLPLDAHQRTEIMLNSLAQIYPGVDIRSHIIATPVTISWEAERSFMGAFKANLPGHYRYQERLYTHFMQDRLAPHFRGLFLAGDDVSWTAGWAEGAVTTALNAVWGVMHQFGGATEPENPGPGDVFDEIAPLVLED
- the aceF gene encoding dihydrolipoyllysine-residue acetyltransferase, producing MEIKVPDIGDFTDVPVIEVHVVPGSVVQAEDPLITIETDKATMDIPSPAAGTIVSVSIAVGDKVSEGTVVAIAEAEGAAPAAPEETVLGETAPGKTAPVEHAAPAPAAPVAAPAEAAGVAEVEADGNLRATPLVRRLARELELDLAKVPGSGPKGRITKQDLLGHYEKSVAPAAAGTASGAGIPPIPEVDFAKFGPVRTVPLSRIKKVSGPHLHRSWLNVPHVTHADEADITDLDAYRRELDQAAKGEGYRVTLLSFLLKAAASALRKFPEVNSSLAGDSLVLKDYIHIGVAVDTPDGLVVPVVRDVDRKGIAEISRELGELSAKARDGKLTVADMQGATFTISSLGGIGGTHFTPIVNAPEVAILGVVRSKMAPVWNGEEFEPRLMLPLCLSYDHRVVDGALAARFTAHLAHVAADVRRLVL
- a CDS encoding LysR family transcriptional regulator; the protein is MEIETIRAFLEVADGTTVTVAAERAHRTQPALSRALSRLEREVGSELFQRSGRGLTLTPAGRELLDSARRIVEAYDRGVRAVQDMAAPQGGFVPLAFLHTLGTWLVPELIRSFRAERPEVRFDLRQHGDAGLVDDLLGGAVDLAITGGLPEHPQIESRRLLIEPLRLVVPPDHRFAGRRSVRLADLAADPFIVLKSGFSLRAVTEHLCVEAGFVPQIGFEGEEVETLRGLVSAGLGVALLPDPHGVGAPAAPHLRVSDVQASREIGIAWIRDRRLPSASDRFRQHVIGNARKVARG
- the aceE gene encoding pyruvate dehydrogenase (acetyl-transferring), homodimeric type translates to MTDIDPAETQEWREALAAVLEFDGEPRTKYLLDQLMAEAQRLGARVPFVATTPYVNTVPVDEEPTHPGDREIEHKIRSAVRWNAMMMVLRANKESSELGGHLSSFQSAATLYDTGFQHFWHAAGDGHGGDLVYVQGHCSPGIYARAFLEGRLSEAQLDSFRQETGGEGLSSYPHPWLMPDFWQFPTVSMGLGPLMAIYQARFLKYLHARGLASTAGRKVWAFLGDGEIDEPESLGAISMASREKLDNLVFVVNCNLQRLDGPVRGNGKIIQELEGVFRGAGWNVIKLVWGSGWDQLLKQDTSGALKRRMMEVVDGQYQTFKSKDGAYVREHFFGVDPELKALVADWTDDEIWRLTRGGHDPQKVYAAYAAANAHAGTPTVILAKTVKGYGMGKAGEAQNIAHQQKKVAEEALKTFRDRFDVPVDDKHILDYPYVSFAEGSREHTYLHERRKELGGYLPARRRTSQALNIPAVADFAGPQLAGTNGREISTTMAFVQILTKLLRDKEIGKRIVPIVPDEARTFGMEGLFRQVGIFSQVGQLYTPQDADQLLFYKEDASGQILQEGINEAGAMSSWIAAATSYSSSDTPMIPFYIYYSMFGFQRIGDLAWAAGDMRARGFLLGGTAGRTTLNGEGLQHEDGHSHLHAAMIPNCIAYDPTYAYEVAVIVADGMRRMYVEQEDVFYYLTLMNENYEHPEMPKGVEEGIIKGLYPLAKKRGAKVQLLGSGTILREVIAAADLLAKDFKIAADVWSAPSFTELRRDGLATERWNTLHPLEERRASYVEQCLAGRTGPVIAATDYMKSYADQIRAFVPGDYTALGTDGYGRSDYRRNLRRHFEVDRHFIAVTALRRLADEGTIAADVVAQAIEKYGIDPDRADPAHI